GTCATGTCCGTAACTATACAATTACTGATGTGATTGCCAGGAAAAGCCGGATGCAAGGCTATCGCGTACTTCACCCTATGGGTTGGGATGCCTTTGGATTACCCGCAGAAAATGCTGCGATCGCTCGCGGGATTCATCCGGCTAAGTGGACATATCAAAATATTTCCCAAATGCGATCGCAATTAAAGCGCCTCGGACTCTCCTATGACTGGGATTGTGAAGTAACCACTTGCTCGCCGGACTATTACAAATGGACTCAGTGGATTTTCTTACAGTTCTTCAACGCTGGACTGGCCTACCAGAAAGAAGCAGCAGTAAACTGGGACCCCGTGGATCAGACCGTGCTAGCCAATGAGCAAGTGGATAGTGAAGGACGTTCCTGGCGTTCTGGAGCCAAGGTGGAACGGAAACTGTTGCGTCAGTGGTTCCTTAAAATTACCGACTATGCCGAAGAATTGCTCAAGGACTTGGATACCTTAACCGGTTGGCCAGAACGGGTGAAGCTGATGCAGGCCAACTGGATTGGTAAATCTGTTGGTGCCTATCTAGAATTTCCGATTGTTGGCTTAGATGACAGCTCATATCAGGGCTTAGATAACAAAATTGGTGTATTTACCACTCGTCCCGATACGGTTTATGGCGTTACCTATGTGGTGCTAGCACCGGAACATCCGTTGACGGCCAAAGTTACTACCCCTGACCAAAAGGCTGCAGTTGAAGCCTTCATTGAAGAAGTCAGTAACCAAAGTGAACTGGAACGGACAGCAGAAGATAAGCCCAAGCGAGGGATTCCCACTGGTGGTAAAGCAATTAATCCCTTCACTGGGGACGAAATCCCGATCTTGATTGCTGACTATGTGCTGTATGAGTATGGTACTGGTGCCGTGATGGGAGTACCAGCTCATGATGCCAGAGACTTTAAGTTTGCCCAGGAAAAGCAATTACCCATCAAAGTGGTGATTGTCCCAACCTCAGATCATGTCGAAACAGTTAATGACACTCCTCTAGAAGCGGCTTACACGGAACCGGGCATTGTCGTGAATTCTGACCAATTCAATGGCATGGATTCCCTCAAGGCCAAGACCGGAATTATTGACTATGCTGAACAACAGGGCTGGGGCAAAGCCCGAGTGCAGTATCGCCTCCGAGATTGGTTAATCTCTCGCCAGCGTTACTGGGGTGCCCCTATCCCTGTAATTCATTGTCCTAACTGCGGCACAGTGCCAGTGCCAGACCAAGACCTGCCAGTAGAGTTACCAGAAGATGTGGACTTTAGCGGACGTGGTCTTTCTCCCTTGGCTCAATTAGACAGTTGGGTGAATGTACCTTGTCCCAATTGCGGTACACCAGCTAAACGGGAAACCGATACCATGGATACCTTTATCGATTCCTCCTGGTATTTCTTACGTTATCCCGATGCCCAGAATGACTCCGCTGTGTTTGATTCCAACAAAACCAATGATTGGATGGGAGTGGATCAGTATGTAGGGGGAATCGAACATGCTATTTTGCACTTGCTCTACTCGCGATTCTTTACTAAGGTATTGCGCGATCGCGGTTTACTCACCATTGATGAACCGTTCCAACGTCTTCTAACTCAGGGGATGGTGCAGAATACGGCTTACAAAAATACCAAAACCGGTAAATACTTCGCTGTTGTAGATATCGATCCCAATGACCCTAAAGATC
The Moorena sp. SIOASIH genome window above contains:
- the leuS gene encoding leucine--tRNA ligase, with translation MQSQYKPTEIEEKWQQIWEEQGLYQTPTETDKPKFYALSMFPYPSGNLHMGHVRNYTITDVIARKSRMQGYRVLHPMGWDAFGLPAENAAIARGIHPAKWTYQNISQMRSQLKRLGLSYDWDCEVTTCSPDYYKWTQWIFLQFFNAGLAYQKEAAVNWDPVDQTVLANEQVDSEGRSWRSGAKVERKLLRQWFLKITDYAEELLKDLDTLTGWPERVKLMQANWIGKSVGAYLEFPIVGLDDSSYQGLDNKIGVFTTRPDTVYGVTYVVLAPEHPLTAKVTTPDQKAAVEAFIEEVSNQSELERTAEDKPKRGIPTGGKAINPFTGDEIPILIADYVLYEYGTGAVMGVPAHDARDFKFAQEKQLPIKVVIVPTSDHVETVNDTPLEAAYTEPGIVVNSDQFNGMDSLKAKTGIIDYAEQQGWGKARVQYRLRDWLISRQRYWGAPIPVIHCPNCGTVPVPDQDLPVELPEDVDFSGRGLSPLAQLDSWVNVPCPNCGTPAKRETDTMDTFIDSSWYFLRYPDAQNDSAVFDSNKTNDWMGVDQYVGGIEHAILHLLYSRFFTKVLRDRGLLTIDEPFQRLLTQGMVQNTAYKNTKTGKYFAVVDIDPNDPKDPDTGEPLAVFYEKMSKSKYNGVAPEDVLAKYGTDTARMFILFKAPPEKDLEWDDADVEGQFRFLNRVWRLVSDFAVNGSTKPNTSNGDLTKPEKDLRRAIHTAIKEVTEDLEGEYQFNTAVSELMKLSNGITDAKCKDSPVYKEGIETLITLLAPFAPHIAEELWHSLGHSSSIHNQPWLEYDPDALVADEITLVIQIKGKTRGTIQVPANSDKAALETYARESEVAQRYLEGKEIKKVIVVPGKLVNFVVV